The Paenibacillus spongiae nucleotide sequence ATGTCATCGGAATACGCAGCCGGTCCGAAACGATATGCCCCCGCTCCGTTAGAAGCCACTTCAAGGACGCATGATTCGGTTCCGAGAACGCGAATTGAATAAGAGGCAGCAGTTGGTTGAACAGCTGATTGGCTTCTTCGACTTTGGTATCCCGGTACAGCTCGTAGACTTGCACGAATAGCTCGCTGTCCAGATTCGCGCTAGTCAAGATCCCGCCTTTCCCGCCGCCGCATAGCGAAGCGAAGAACAGCTCGTCTTCACCGCACAAGACGGGCTTGGTCATCGACCTGGCAAGCTTGTAGGTTCGCGTAATATCGTCGATGCATTCGTTCAGTCCAATAACATGGTCCATCTTCATAATGGCTTGTACCGTCTCCAGCTCCATGGATGTTCTCGTACGGCTCGTATGATCAACCGCAATTACCGGAAGCTCGGCTTCGGCCAATGCTTGAAAATGTTGAATGATACGCTGCTGTGAAGGACGACTATAGTAGGGGCCATAAGCAAGCACGGCATCCGCCCCAAGCGATTTCACCCACGCGGTTCTGCGAACGGCCGTTGAGGTGCTGCTTGAACCGATCCCAACGATCACTGGTATGCGTCTTGCCGCTTTGCGTGCGGTGGTGATCAGAGTTTCCAGCTCGTTGACTTTCAAAATCGCGGCTTCACCGGTCATCCCGTTTACGACGAGACCATGAACGCCATTGTCCACCAAATGCGTAACAAGACCCTCAAATGATTTTACATCCAAATTTCCGCGGCGGTCAAAAGGCGTAATCACGGGTACGATAACGCCGTGTAAAGTCTGTTCTGTAAGCACAGCTGTCAACTCCAATCTCTCAAGATGCGATTATTCTAAGATGCTTCTACTCCGCTTGATTCATAATCGAGGCGATTTCCTTCAGTAAAGCTGCATTTTCCTCCCTGGTCCCCACAGAAATACGAAGATAGTGCGGCAGGTTCCAAATTCCCCCGAAGCGTACAATAATGCCTCTGGCTAGCAGTGTTTCGTATACCCGTTTGGCATCCGGTCCAATATCCACCAGAACAAAGTTGCTCATGC carries:
- a CDS encoding dihydrodipicolinate synthase family protein; its protein translation is MLTEQTLHGVIVPVITPFDRRGNLDVKSFEGLVTHLVDNGVHGLVVNGMTGEAAILKVNELETLITTARKAARRIPVIVGIGSSSTSTAVRRTAWVKSLGADAVLAYGPYYSRPSQQRIIQHFQALAEAELPVIAVDHTSRTRTSMELETVQAIMKMDHVIGLNECIDDITRTYKLARSMTKPVLCGEDELFFASLCGGGKGGILTSANLDSELFVQVYELYRDTKVEEANQLFNQLLPLIQFAFSEPNHASLKWLLTERGHIVSDRLRIPMTSFNHQSSNKVLL